ATTTGGCGTTTGGTGGAATAAACAAGCGGCTAGAGAATATGCAGCCAAACACCCCGAAGAACAGAACACTTACAATGAACCTTATTGGAATTAAACGCCGTATAAGCTCATTTAAGCCGTTTTAAGCATTACATGCATAATTATATTAAAATCGCTTTAAAATCGCTTAGAAGCAAAAATAGACACCTTGAGTGGCTGAATTGGCGCTTGGTGGAATAAACAAGCGGCTAGAGAATATGCGGCCAAACACCCTAACGATGAGCGTGCTTAAAACTAAAAAGCTATATAAGGCCATTTAAGCTGTTTTAAACAGATAGAGCATAATTATATTAAACGAGTTTTAAAATGCGCTTACGGGCACTTTAGGAACGTTGTATAAGTGCCATTGCGGAAAGGACAGCAAACTTAAATTCACAACTTTTAAAGAAGCAGGCTAATTGAGATGGTACTCAAAGATTAGTATAATGTGAGTAGTAATAAAGGGGGGGCGAGAAAATCATGGCAGTTAAGGAAAAGAAACGCGTACAAGTCCAGATTGACAAAGAATTGGCAGATAATACCGAAGCCGTTTTAAGCCAGTTAGGTCTAAACCCAACTACCGCGATCAATATGTTTTATAAGCGGATTGTTGCTAATGGTGCCTTACCTTTTAATGTGTCTTTAAGTGAAGAAGAAAGAGCTAATTTACGCTTTTTAAAGGCTACCAAAGAGACACCAGTAACAGAGTTCAAAGACGCTAAAGAAGTCGCTGATTGGCTCAATGATCCAGATGAGGACTAATGGCTTATCAGATTAAATAAATTAATAACTTGGAAGTGTGATGAACATGAAAGGTACAATCACAATTAATGACTTTTTTGAAATTGCCAAAGAAACTGATTTAAAAGATTTACTTGATAAGTCATTACATGAGCCAGATCCAGAAAAGCACAAAGTATATGACGCTTTATATACCTACTTTTTAGATAAAAGGCAAGATGAGGTTATTAAGCGAAAGGACTTTGTCCGTTGATAGATAAACCCCAATTTTGCAGATCAAAACCCAGAAGTAAAACCTAAAAATGATCCAGAAAATAAAAACGATCGGCCTAGTTATTAGGTTGATCGTTTTTTAATTTATCTGGTTTATGGGCGTTAACATAGTCAGCAAATATTTTTAAAAGTTCTTCGGTTTGTTCGACCGAGAGGTTATTAGCTTGGAAGTATTTTTCTAGCAAAGCTCCTTTTTGAATTAATCGGCGAGAACGGGCTTTGCGGGCTTGCCGATTTTCATAGTATTTAGATTGCCGTAATTTAAAATCTTCCCGCTCAATTTTTTGTTTTAAACGCGCTTGTTGCTCGACTAGTTTTTCATATTGATTAGACATGGAATTTCCCCATCTCGTATGGCTAATGATCTACGGACTTTACCTTTAAAAATTCAGAAAATTGCTTAGCTAAAAGCTTAATCTGATCGTTAGACAAATTAGCATAATCTAAATTGGCTTGACTGATGATTTGTTTACCTAGCCGTTGTTCAATCTTATTTTTTTCGTCCTTAATTTTTTGATTAAGGGCTTTTAATTTAGCTTCTTGTTTTTCTAAGTTACTTTGAGACATAACGATCCCTCCAATCATATTAGAAATAATCACCGACACTATATCATAAGGGAAACGTTAAGTCAAAGTATAAAAGTTGAAATAGCGAAGCGGAAGGCATACACTAAGTTAAAGTTAATAGAATCAGAAGACCGAGTGAAACGAGGTCAATGCGCACTTACACACAACAACTAAAGTTGGTTGTGTTATTGTGCTAAACTCTTGTATTAGAAGTCGCCGTTAGCGACAACAGAATCAAACTCCAAAGCAAAAAGAAAGATGGTGATCGACATGGCAATATTCCACATGAGTTTCTCTAACATTAGTGCTGGAAAAGGACGTAGCGCTATTGCCAGTGCCGCTTATCGAAGTGGGGAGAGGTTATTTGATGACAAAGAAGGGCGAAACTATTTTTATGCCCGGACGGTTATGCCAGAAAGCTTTATCTTGTCCCCCAAAAATGCGCCAGATTGGACGAGTGATAGAGAAAGGTTATGGAACGAAGTAGAAAGAAAAGATCGGCGAGCAAATTCTCGGTATGCAAAAGAGTTTAACGTGGCTTTACCCGTTGAACTCAACGAAGATGAACAGAAAGAATTATTGACAAAATATATTCAAAAAAAATTTGTTAATGACGGTATGGTCGCTGATGTAGCAATTCATAGAGATCACCCAGACAATCCGCACGCTCATGTTATGTTAACGAACCGCCCCTTTAACCCAGACGAAACATGGGGATTGAAAAGTAAAAGAGAAAACATATTAGATGAAAATGGAAACAAAACTTATACGGGAAATAGTCGCTTTCCAAAATCAAGAAAGGTGTGGCTAGTTGATTGGGATAAAAAAGAAAAAATCAATCAATGGCGTCACAACTGGGCAGTCAGTGTTAACCAAGTTTTAGAGCAAAAAAATATTCCGGATCGGATCAGTGAAAAGTCCTTTGTTGATCAAGGCATAGATGAGGTAGCAACCCAGCACGAAGGAATCAATAGCAAACGATATGAACGAAAAGAATTTAATCAACAAGTTAAGAACTATCGCAAGACCAAAGCTAGTTATAAAAATAATCAAGAAAAAGCAATCAATAGAGGTCATTTAGATAGCCTAAGTAAACACTTCTCATTCAATGAAAAAAGGTTGGTCAATGAGTTAAGCCATGAATTGAAAACTTATATTAGTTTGGAGAGTTTAGATGACAAACGCCGCATGCTATTTAATTGGAAAAACAGTACCTTAATTAAGCACGCTATTGGTGAAGATGTCACTAAGCAATTATTGACGATTAACCAACAAGAAAGTTCACTAAAAAAAGCAGATGAACTCTTAAATAAAGTGGTTGATCGCACGATTAAAAAACTTTATCCAGAGCTTGATTTTGAACAGACAACGGCCGCTGAAAGACGAGAATTAATTAAGGAAACCGATAGCGAACAAACCCTTTTCAAGGGTAGTGAATTAACAGAACGTTTAATGAATATTCGAAATGACTTACTGTCCCAGCAATTATTGACGTTTACCAAGCGTCCATACGTTGGCTTCAAGTTATTAATGCAACAAGAAAAGGAAGTCAAAAGCGAACTTAAATATACGCTGATGATCCATGACGATAGCTTAGAAAGTCTAGAACACGTCGATCAAGGACTACTAGAAAAGTATTCACCAGCAGAGCAGCAAAAGATTACTAGGGCAGTCAAAGACCTACGGACAATCATGGCAGTTAAACAAGTCATTCAAACGCAATACCATGAAGTATTGAAAAGAGCCTTTCCCGATGGTGATTTAGATGATCTTTCTCTAGTTAGACAAGAACAGGCTTATACAGCCGTGATGTACTATGATCCAGAATTAAAGCCATGCAAGGCTGAAACAATGAAACAATGGCAAGAAAAACCGCCGAAGGTTTTCAGTACCCAAGAACATCAATTAGGGTTAGCTTATTTGTCGGGACAGCTTAGCTTAGATCAGTTAGAAAATCATGACTTGCAACGGGTCTTAAAACATGACGGAACCAAGCAAATTTTTATTGGTGAGTGTCAAAGTGATCCCACGATTAAGACTAGCCAAATTGAACAAATCCAAAAGCAGTTAAAAGCACAACAAGCTAAGGACGATCAATACCGAAAAGCCAAAATGCGGCATTACGAGCCATTAAACTACAAACCAGTTAGTCCAAGCTACTACTTAAAGACGGCCTTTAGTGATGCCATTATGGTAGCCTTATATGCCCGAGATGAAGACTATCAACGGCAAAAACAAGCCCAAGGCTTAAAAGAGACCGAGTGGGAAATGACCAAAAAGCAACGAAAACATCAAACGAGAAATCGGCATGAAGATGGCGGCATGCACTTGTGATTACCCAATTAGTAACTGGTCATTCCATATGAAGTGCAGATTGCAACTTTGGATATGGTTTATCAAAGAAGATCAACTCATCAAAAACTTTAAGCCAGAACCCTATTTTGAACTGAAGGTAGATTGTAAAATTAATCCGAACGCTGTTCGGACAAAAAAGATCAGCTTCCTTTAAAATGGTGTTTACCACAAACCCATTTTTTAGGAGCTGATCTTTTGTCTAGTATAACCTATTCTGAACGAATTAAAATTGAAACCTTTTGTGAGCTAGGACTGACCAATATCCAAATGGCTGAGCGGTTAAAACGATCTCCGTCTACGATTTCTTATGAATTATCTCGTTGTCAACCTTATCAAGCTGAATTAGCACAGGCCAACGCTGAATATAAACGGGCGCATTGTGGCCGAAAAATAAACTGAATGCCAAATTAAAGCAAACCATTCTAAACCATTTACGTCTAAGCTGGTCACCAGAAGTGATTGCGCATGAGCTTAAACTAGCCACTAAATCTATTTATAATTGGCTATATCAGGGGAAAATTGAATTCTCCTTGAGTGAACTACCTGAACATGGGCTACGCCAACGGCGTAACCTTGACCAACGTTCTAAATATAATCAATCATTAGGGCGTTCAATTGAACAACGACCAATTGTGATTAACCAACGTAACCGCATCGGTGATTTTGAAATAGATACAGTGGTTGGACCTCGTGGACATAGCAAGGCTGCTTTATTAACGCTAATTGATCGCAAATCACGTTTTCTTTGGGCTTACCGATTAAAAGATCGGACAGCGGCGACTGTTAATGAAGCCCTAACTATGTTTCTAACAACTTTTAAGGGACCGGTACACACCTTTACTGTCGATCGTGGAACTGAGTTTAGCAATCTAGTGTCGTTTGAACCACAATACGGTATTCAGACCTATTACTGCCATGCTTACACGCCCGCTGAACGCGGCAGTAATGAACGATTCAATCGGAACTTACGTTATTTTTACCCTAAGGGGACTTGTTTTGAGCACATTAGTGCTCAAAATTTAACAACGACGTTACTCGAAATTAACCAGCGCCCCCTTAAAGTACTTAACTGGCAAACACCTTACCAAGTGATGCTGACTAATTTGTCAAAAAATTCGGATTAAATTTGCAATCTACCGACGGAAAACGTATTGATTAAGGAAGAATAGCGTTGCTGTATTTACTTAAAAATGCTAAAATAAAAAAGGGTAAAAGGCTTGATATCAACAAGCATAGAATCTTTGTTACGGTTGTTATTACTTGCTTACGAGGTCTTTTTAACTAAGATGTATTATTTATAAAAGATTAGGAGATGCATTTTTATGGAAATAAAACAGCGTTATAAGATGTATAAGTCTGGTAAAAATTGGGCTATTGCACCTTTAGTATTTTTTGGAATCGCTTTAGGTTTTCAAGCTGGAGTACATAATGTTTTTGCCGATGAAACGATTCAAAAGCCGCAAGTTGTCAATTTGAATTCTCCGGTCGAAGACAAAAAAGAAAATTCTACTTCTACTGATAGTCAGGAAGATACTGCTTCGGATAAAGATCCTATTCAAACTAATGGTGAAGAGAAGGTAGCAAATCAGTCTCAATCTGAGAAAACGGTGACTACTGATGCAGGCAGTAATCAGAAAAAGGCCTCTTTTGAAGAAAATGATGGACAAGCTGATGATCAACAACAGTTAAAAGGTAAAGATCAATTAAATGATGAAACTATCAATAACAATGATCAAAATAATAGAACTCAGAGCGACAATGTTAATGATAAACAGCAAAACAATGATCAAAATAATAGAACTCAAAGCGACAATGTTAATGATAAACAGCAAAACAATGATCAAAATAATAGAACTCAGAGCGACAATGTTAATGATAAACAGCAAAACAATGATCAAGCAGCAGTTGATTCACAAAAAGATTCTAACGAAGCTTTACGTAATGATTTAAATAAGCAACAACCATCTACTAGAAGTTTAGCTTTGAAAAATGATCAACCAAAGCAAGTTAAAGAAAACGGATTCTGGTATCTGAGCGATAAAAATGGACATAACTTAATTGGTTTTCAAAAAATAAAGGATCAAAATAAGACGGTTTACTACGCTGATAATGGTCAAATGCAGTATGGTCAGCAACATATTAATGATGCATGGTACTTATTTGATAATGTAACTGGTGCAATGCAGACTGGTTTCCAAAAGATTTCTAATCAAAATAAGACAGTTTACTATGCCAATAATGGTCAGATGCAGTATGGTCAACAAAAGGTAAATAATCATTGGTATTTATTTGATGATGTAACTGGCGCAATGCAGACTGGCTTACAAAAAATTTCTAATCAGCATAAAACAGTTTATTATGCTAATAATGGTCAGATGCAGTATGGCCAGCAAAAGGTAAATAATCATTGGTATTTATTTAATAATGTAACTGGTGCAATGCAGACTGGTTTACAAAAGATTTCTAATCAGCATAAAACAGTTTATTATGCTAATAATGGTCAGATGCAGTATGGTCAACAAAAGGTAAATAATCATTGGTATTTATTTGATGATGTAACTGGCGCAATGCAGACTGGCTTACAAAAAATTTCTAATCAGCATAAAACAGTTTATTATGCTAATAATGGTCAGATGCAGTATGGCCAGCAAAAGGTAAATAATCATTGGTATTTATTTAATAATGTAACTGGTGCAATGCAGACTGGTTTACAAAAGATTTCTAATCAGCATAAAACAGTTTATTATGCTAATAATGGTCAGATGCAGTATGGCCAGCAAAAGGTAAATAATCATTGGTATTTATTTAATAATGTAACTGGTGCAATGCAGACTGGTTTACAAAAGATTTCTAATCAGCATAAAACAGTTTATTATGCTAATAATGGTCAGATGCAGTATGGCCAGCAAAAGGTAAATAATTATTGGTATTTATTTGATGATGTAACCGGCGCCATGAAAACTGGCTTCCAGAAGATTTCCAATCAAAATAAAACAGTTTACTATGCCAATAATGGTCAAATGCAGTATGGCCAGCAAAAAGTAAATAATCATTGGTATTTATTTGATGATGTAACTGGCGCAATGCAGACTGGCTTACAAAAAATTTCTAATCAGCATAAAACAGTTTATTATGCTAATAATGGTCAGATGCAGTATGGCCAGCAAAAGGTAAATAATCATTGGTATTTATTTAATAATGTAACTGGTGCAATGCAGACTGGTTTTCAATTTATAAATAATCAAAATAAGCTTGTTTACTATGATCCGACAGGTAAGATGTTATACGGTCAACAAATTATTCATGGCAAACGGTACAATCTTAATAAAGTTACAGGATCCTTAAATGTTAATCCTGGTCAAAATTTAATTGATGGTCACTGGTATTTATTCGATAGTCAGGGGAAAATGAGGACTGGACTGCAACAAATTCCCGCGCAACACAAAACTGTTTATTACGCTAATAACGGTCAGATGCAATATGGTCAGCAAAAAATAAATAATTATTGGTATTTATTTGATGATGTAACTGGCGCCATGAAAACAGGGATAGTAACTTTGAGCAAAAAACAGACAGCTGACGGACCCAAAACAGTTTACTACGCTAATAATGGTCAAATGCAATATGGTCAGCAGCGTATTAACAATTACTGGTATTTGTTTGATGACAACAATGGGGCAATGAAGACGGGCTTCCAAAAAATTCCTAGCCAGAATAAGACGTTTTATTATAATCCACAAGGTCAAATGCAATATTCGTGGCAGAAAATAGATAATGATCAGTACTATTTCAATCCGACAACTGGAGCGATGACAACTGGTCAAGCAGCAATTGATGGTACAACATTTGATTTTTCTAGTGATGGAAAATTAGAAAGTTTAATGGCTTTTAGAAATTTATTGGCTCAACAAATTAACGAAAACTTGGACTATAAATTAAATGCTGATTGGCAAAGTGATCAGGATAATTACTTAGCGTTTGCATTGCATGACGCGGCTCAATTGGTTGCTCAAGGTGATTTAGACGCAACAGCAGCAGCAATTGAGAAGAATTTGTTAGAAAATGATAATTTAACTGGCACGGTTGCAGTGTATACTGCTGATGTGGAAGGCACCGATGTTCAAAAGGCTACAGCCAGTGGTACGGCAACATTTATGGATTGGTATCAAAATCAACTAAAGGATACGGATTGGACGGCTTTAGGAACTGGTGGAATTTTGGATTTAGCTAATCCAAATAGTTGGGTAGCTTCTTATATCCTATATCGTCCTGGACAAGATACCACATCTCAGGCAACAACAGCAACTTCAACCCCAGCTTATCAGGTAACTGCGACATATAAAAATGCAGGGGTAGTTAACGATGTGGCTAATCCACTTCAAGCTAACCAATCAGTCGCCGCAACTGATTTAAATTTAACAACTGTAATTCCTGAAAAATTATTACAAGGTACTACTAATAGCGAATTCAGCCAAACGGATTTGCAAAATATTTACCAAACGCTTCCAGGAAGTACAACTGCAATTGAGGGTACAAAGACCTATTATGATTCCCAAGGCAATCCATATCATTATCAATTTTGGTTAACAGGTCAATCAGCAACTGATAAAGAAAATAACTTTGTTAACCTTAATACTGGTAAAAAATATGGTGATCAATTATTAGTTCAACTTACAGCAACCCTTGTCTGGGGCAAACCAGTGGTCGCAGTTTCGGTAAATGCCGCTACTGGGATACCAACTTCTTCAATGACAGCTAATCAAATTGCTGCTGCCTATGAAAATGGTACAGATACTGGACTGCGTTATGAAGGCGTAACGGTTAAACCAATAGCTGGGATGACTGATGATACGATTCGCGGCGTTGATGTTTCAAGTTATACGGCTTTACAAGCAGCTGGGGTTCAATTCTATGATTTTAATGGTAAGCCTGCTGATTTGATTCAAGTTTTACATGAAGCTGGGGTTAATTATCTGCGATTAAGATTATGGGTTGATCCATACAATGCTACAAATCAAACATATGGTGGTGGTGCTTCTGATGAATACGGCGAGCTTCAAATGGCAAAAGAAGCAGCTAAGTACGGTATGAAGGTCTTGCTTGATTTTCAGTATTCCGACTTTTGGGCTGATCCAGGAAAACAAGTTGTTCCTAAGGCTTGGGAAAAAGAAAGTTATGATGAGATAGCTGAATCGGTTTATTTATATACTAAAAAGACCGTTTCTGATTTTAAAAATACTGGTGTGCAGATAGGTATGGTTCAAGTTGGAAACGAAATCACTAATGGACTTTTGGGAGTTATTGCCAGTCGAGATGCTAATGAATCATACGCGAATGTTTGGAATAATCCTGAAAGAATTTCTATAATAAGTTCGTATTTAAATGCTGGTTCAAAAGCAGTTCGTCAAGTAGTACCGGAAGCTAAAGTCGTTATTCAACTTGAAACTCCAAATATTCAAAAATATTCAACAATAATGACAGCTTTGGAAAATAGCAATGTTGATTACGATGTGTTGGGTTCATCGTATTATCCATTTTGGTCCACTAATGATAATAATGGAAATGG
This sequence is a window from Pediococcus claussenii ATCC BAA-344. Protein-coding genes within it:
- a CDS encoding glycosyl hydrolase 53 family protein, whose amino-acid sequence is MEIKQRYKMYKSGKNWAIAPLVFFGIALGFQAGVHNVFADETIQKPQVVNLNSPVEDKKENSTSTDSQEDTASDKDPIQTNGEEKVANQSQSEKTVTTDAGSNQKKASFEENDGQADDQQQLKGKDQLNDETINNNDQNNRTQSDNVNDKQQNNDQNNRTQSDNVNDKQQNNDQNNRTQSDNVNDKQQNNDQAAVDSQKDSNEALRNDLNKQQPSTRSLALKNDQPKQVKENGFWYLSDKNGHNLIGFQKIKDQNKTVYYADNGQMQYGQQHINDAWYLFDNVTGAMQTGFQKISNQNKTVYYANNGQMQYGQQKVNNHWYLFDDVTGAMQTGLQKISNQHKTVYYANNGQMQYGQQKVNNHWYLFNNVTGAMQTGLQKISNQHKTVYYANNGQMQYGQQKVNNHWYLFDDVTGAMQTGLQKISNQHKTVYYANNGQMQYGQQKVNNHWYLFNNVTGAMQTGLQKISNQHKTVYYANNGQMQYGQQKVNNHWYLFNNVTGAMQTGLQKISNQHKTVYYANNGQMQYGQQKVNNYWYLFDDVTGAMKTGFQKISNQNKTVYYANNGQMQYGQQKVNNHWYLFDDVTGAMQTGLQKISNQHKTVYYANNGQMQYGQQKVNNHWYLFNNVTGAMQTGFQFINNQNKLVYYDPTGKMLYGQQIIHGKRYNLNKVTGSLNVNPGQNLIDGHWYLFDSQGKMRTGLQQIPAQHKTVYYANNGQMQYGQQKINNYWYLFDDVTGAMKTGIVTLSKKQTADGPKTVYYANNGQMQYGQQRINNYWYLFDDNNGAMKTGFQKIPSQNKTFYYNPQGQMQYSWQKIDNDQYYFNPTTGAMTTGQAAIDGTTFDFSSDGKLESLMAFRNLLAQQINENLDYKLNADWQSDQDNYLAFALHDAAQLVAQGDLDATAAAIEKNLLENDNLTGTVAVYTADVEGTDVQKATASGTATFMDWYQNQLKDTDWTALGTGGILDLANPNSWVASYILYRPGQDTTSQATTATSTPAYQVTATYKNAGVVNDVANPLQANQSVAATDLNLTTVIPEKLLQGTTNSEFSQTDLQNIYQTLPGSTTAIEGTKTYYDSQGNPYHYQFWLTGQSATDKENNFVNLNTGKKYGDQLLVQLTATLVWGKPVVAVSVNAATGIPTSSMTANQIAAAYENGTDTGLRYEGVTVKPIAGMTDDTIRGVDVSSYTALQAAGVQFYDFNGKPADLIQVLHEAGVNYLRLRLWVDPYNATNQTYGGGASDEYGELQMAKEAAKYGMKVLLDFQYSDFWADPGKQVVPKAWEKESYDEIAESVYLYTKKTVSDFKNTGVQIGMVQVGNEITNGLLGVIASRDANESYANVWNNPERISIISSYLNAGSKAVRQVVPEAKVVIQLETPNIQKYSTIMTALENSNVDYDVLGSSYYPFWSTNDNNGNGLGKGANTPNNLEAVEKMVKEKFGKEFVVLETGWVNSLQDADGTGNSIGTNPAISKIYNDTPQGQVDELEDMYKAIINQNGLGAFYWEPAWIPTKAGWSNWSYNNQMSDLYGTGWASKYAVGYAPNNVMYYNGKPAWGGTTWDNVTLFDDLGYPLQSLNVYNGMLNGYQTPATSTSTINLQVDSVYNQGVELQSGKLKVGDVLTTNNSDFPSGVADSLLTGKWQSSIGTAQLDKIAAQLNGNSTALVDSKTYYSTDGQAYHYEFWLSEGGTQDQKAWNFTNDNQNALYGAPLTAHVSATLVWGPAKEESI
- the mobQ gene encoding MobQ family relaxase, which gives rise to MAIFHMSFSNISAGKGRSAIASAAYRSGERLFDDKEGRNYFYARTVMPESFILSPKNAPDWTSDRERLWNEVERKDRRANSRYAKEFNVALPVELNEDEQKELLTKYIQKKFVNDGMVADVAIHRDHPDNPHAHVMLTNRPFNPDETWGLKSKRENILDENGNKTYTGNSRFPKSRKVWLVDWDKKEKINQWRHNWAVSVNQVLEQKNIPDRISEKSFVDQGIDEVATQHEGINSKRYERKEFNQQVKNYRKTKASYKNNQEKAINRGHLDSLSKHFSFNEKRLVNELSHELKTYISLESLDDKRRMLFNWKNSTLIKHAIGEDVTKQLLTINQQESSLKKADELLNKVVDRTIKKLYPELDFEQTTAAERRELIKETDSEQTLFKGSELTERLMNIRNDLLSQQLLTFTKRPYVGFKLLMQQEKEVKSELKYTLMIHDDSLESLEHVDQGLLEKYSPAEQQKITRAVKDLRTIMAVKQVIQTQYHEVLKRAFPDGDLDDLSLVRQEQAYTAVMYYDPELKPCKAETMKQWQEKPPKVFSTQEHQLGLAYLSGQLSLDQLENHDLQRVLKHDGTKQIFIGECQSDPTIKTSQIEQIQKQLKAQQAKDDQYRKAKMRHYEPLNYKPVSPSYYLKTAFSDAIMVALYARDEDYQRQKQAQGLKETEWEMTKKQRKHQTRNRHEDGGMHL
- a CDS encoding type II toxin-antitoxin system RelB/DinJ family antitoxin, which produces MAVKEKKRVQVQIDKELADNTEAVLSQLGLNPTTAINMFYKRIVANGALPFNVSLSEEERANLRFLKATKETPVTEFKDAKEVADWLNDPDED